The Rosa rugosa chromosome 3, drRosRugo1.1, whole genome shotgun sequence sequence TAAAGAAATTGGTCCCCTTGGCTTGAGGGAGCTAATCGATGCATATTCATTGCAGaaactttcttttcttctttgaactCAATCAACTGTACTTTACATACTTTCATCCACAGGCTCTCAGAACATGGGTGTATCATTGAGTTTGTACATTCTATTTGATTTCATCTGACGCTGCAACTTTTAGTTTTCTGATATTCTGTGCCTTCAATTTTTGTGTTTGCCTAATTTGAGATCCCACGTGGTCAAGCAGATAGCTAAATTATTACTGAAAAGatcaaaagaagaatttttttttgtccaaaAATTGTAGTTCATGGGTTAATTGAATTGAAGGGAGAGGGGTTCAATTAAAGTAAATATTAGTCAAGGACCACAAGCGTGCTGGGAGCAAACGGGCCAGGTAAAGGACTGAGAAGAACATATACAGAGGCCAGCTGAAGACTGAAGTTGCTATATGTGTGCCACCTAAACATATTAGTTCAAAGTGTTCTCCGTACAAATTGTTATGAAATTACTCATAGTTACAATCAGTGTTCTGGTAGTTTAACTAGGACCAGAACATTGCTGGTTTCATGGACGTTATACTTGAAATGGGTAGTGATTCTACTTTGGAATATAAGAGATAGGGAGGCagtagaaactagaaagtaGCACAAGGGAAACTTATAACAATCAATTCAAACCTATTGTTCTGTTGAGATTGTGACAAGTTACGGAGATAATATTAGAACAAATACTAGCAACCTTTCACATGGGCTAATATTCACAACCCCATGTCATCTTATCTATACAGTCACGAGTCGTAGAtgcaaaaagttaaaaaaactAAAGATTGTGTTTACAGTAACTACATGACTAAATCGCTTGATTTTGGCAGATACGGTCATCAAATACTTATTCAAATGAAATATTTtcgttgtcaaaaaaaaaaaaaaaaatattttgaatCATGGAGTGGCTTTGCGAAATTGGAATGTTTTCCGGTTTTCCCCCTCCTTAAATACTTATTACTCTATTTTCGtattgtaatttattaatttctgCATTCCTACGGGGATTTGCAGCAGAAGGGGAAGGAGAAGAGGATAGCGCGGTACAAATAAAGAAAGGATGGAAAAGGGGTTGGTACATAATCATTAAGTTTTGAAGGACAAAATTTAAAAGAGGGAAAAGGAGGTTTTGCAGAGGAGGTAAGATTCCCTGCCGGAAGATGACATACGCAAATAGGctataaaagcaaagaaagaaagagagtaaAGAGGGTGTAAATGGAATAGAAGAGAAGCTTTTTGTTTGTCTGGTTGTGCAGCAGAGGAAGATAGAAAGATGCAGTCCCTTTTTACCAGGCAAATGGTATATAGTGTACCTTAAGCCTGCAACTTATATATAAAACTTTCTAAAAGCTAGGTTGGATATACCATAACCACCCACCCCTGCTTTCATTAATCCCTAGGCTCTCTTTTTCTTAGTGGATATACTGTGGTGAAGTATCAAGGATCCTGCTCATTCTTTTAATTTGGTCAAACATGATTAAGACCTTGTTTACTTGTGAAACTTCGGTTTGATTGTAGCCTTGACCCTTCAACTTTTTATCCAATAATGTCTACCAATTTGCTTCAGATCGAACCTCAAAGTCCTCTATTGTTCACCGGTGTTATACTATAGTTAGGAATAGACATCAAGTTAGATTAACTTTCTCTTATTTTAAGTTAATATTGTTTGGTCCATGTCACTAATTCCTTCTCTTAATTTTCATCCTCTCATCTCACCGTCTCCTCTCTAAATCCCAACGTAAAAACGCATCAAACCCATCCGTTTTGTTAAAATTTGGATGATTCAGTTTCATTAGCATCCATTTTTCAGCTTATCTGAGCATAGAGGAGGATGTACGTACGTAGTTCATGTTTATGCAATTATGCTTTGCCACCATGATTCAGGATTTACAATGATAAATCATAAAGAGCTAGCTGGGCCATGCAAAACAACATCGTCTCAATTATGGGTGCTTATTGTAGGGTGAAGCTGCCAATACCAAAGGGAAAAAGGCTGTGCTGTGGGGATTTTCTGCACAGAAATTGATAAAGAGCAACTCCATCAacgaagaaaaggaagaagaagactgagATTGAACGAAGGAATCTGGTTTTTCAAAGTTTCTATCGAGCTATAGCATCTTTTCCATTaccgttgacattcatcaacctTTCATTTCAAGCATCCTTGTGCTGCTAAttgtctcttttcttttcctctttattAGAGCTAGGTTTAGTACCACTATCTATATCTATATGGTCTAAATTGCATGTCCCGGACCACCATCACACCCAGCACAAATTCACATAACCCATCAGCTTAGTTGTTTGCCTTTCTACTCACGCTTGCAAATACAGCAGGTTTTACAGTCTCCCCGCCCTATATAGATAGCTACTACTGTCTTTCTTTACAAAAGGCCATtgtctctttttaattttccaATTTTATTACTACCCCACAAGAAAGTCATCTAATTAGAAAAGGGCAATTTCCCTAGGGTAGACTAAATTTTTAAGGCTTATGTTCATAACATGTCGGATACTGGCAAATTAcaatctaatatatatatatatatatattcgcaTGTATCTCTTTCACTTTGACACTTGGTTTTAGTTGTAAATGTAAACTAGCAAATCTCAATTTGTTGCAACCACAATTCTGAAATTTGTACCGCTGTCCTTTCGTATGGTGTGAGGAGTCACCTGAGCACGCTGTGCACAATTATAAATTTCGGAAGGAAATATAAGTGTCACAATGTGGTTTCATGTCTATCATTGCACGCTATGTATTAAAGTGagaaatataagaaaatatCAAATTTATGAAAACTAAGTCTTGAAACTAGAAGAATGACCTAATAGATCGTCGTAAAATGTAAATAATCATTTTGGATTACACTAATCCCGCTAGAAAAATTATTCGTCgatatatatatgaaatagaaatggtaaaacaaataaattagaTAGATGTGGATTTGATAACTGAATAATTTGATGACAATTTTATTTGTATACTTCTTAGTCTCATCACGGACTTAAATATATACTAACTAACTTGCAATCAAGGAATCATATTCGATGTCCATAACGTGAAGGACCACTATCAAGTGCCAACATTAGTGTTCATTAAAGCCTTCAAGGGATCACATTCTATTGATTCTTGCatgcttctctctctttctctttttgtagCATTCCGTGCCGTACATGTCCATGCATTCGTATATATTTATATGGACTAGTTTCATTCTGCTTCGGCTTCGGTCATTCACGCTCACCACCTAATTTCTTACAGGGATAAAGTATATAATGTACCGATTCCTTCATAATTTCTCCAAAACTTCAAACCATTGTACTTCTGGTAAATAAAtcgaaaacagagcaaaaagaaaaatcatagTAAAAATGAGATACGAAAACAACTAAAATATCATAATGAACTAATTTCTACCATGCAGAAAATTAAGCATACAAAATGGTCTCAAGTCTTAACAGAGATTTTTGATTTTCATcctctttcctttctttcctttccgtCATTTGACCATCGGCTAGCTTACTCTTTTACCCCCTCGGGGTCAAATATCTTGCTCAACAATCCCCCCACGTGTCAGAGGCAGTAGTCTCCGCGAACCCAAAACCCTGGGGCTTCAACAGAGCGTGATGGCCACGCAGACGCTGGTCATGATGATACTGTTGAAACTCGACGGCTCCCCCGGCGTACGTTAACATATCGTTGACGACGTTAACAGCTCCATTCCCATGATCACAGCCGTTGCCATCCGCGGACGTCAGACCGAGGAAGTCCCTCGTCAGACGGTCAGTCTTCTGCCACGTGGTGAGTTCTCCGGACGTGAACCCTCCTAATGTCCCAAACTCAGCCAAGCCAGCTGACTGAGACTGCTGCTGCCCAGCCGCGGAGGCGCCAATGGTGGCGGCCTTTTGGAGCAGCGCAGTGGCTGACAGGTGAGCTGACGTGGCGACACTTGAGGTTGGCTGTGTGCTGACGTGGAGGTGCTGGAAGGGAGAGGTTATCAGAGGCTTGTGTTGAGGTGATGGGGTCTCTTGGAAGAGAATTGGGTTTAGGGGGAAGTGGTGGTGAGTTTCTTCAGGCTTGACGTGGTGGTGAAGTGGGTTTTGGGTGgtattagggttagggttagggttgtggGGTGGGTCCCAGGGAGAGAGGGTGGTGAATGGTAATGGGGGTGGGTTTGTGAAGTGAGAGTGGTTTGGgaaagggaagagagagattTGAGGTGTGGTGGCAATAGCTAATTGGCTTGCTGAGAGCCTTGCACTTTCTTCAGCCAGAGCATCACAGAAGGCTCTGTGAGTTATGAAGCTATCCTTCCTGCATGTCCAGAAATATTTACAAAGCTATATCAATCTCAGTAGGGGAATAACAAACATGAGTAAAATTAtcagaaaatgccatgaacttaTGAGATTAATTAGTATAGGTTGTTTTGAAACACATAAAATTGACTTCTTTTGAGATCGAAGGTTTAATCAAGCAAGAAATATTACAAAAAATGAGCTCCCCACTAAGTGAGACGACAAAAGAGATTTCAAATGAGTACAACCTGATTGTTAATCACTGATCGGACTAAAGCAATACACAAAAATATATAGTTCAAGTAGCAATGCACTTGGTctcaaaaatataataatataaaaagAAGGCTAGGCAGGCATGGATATTCCGCAATCCAAATTTCAGCTAAAATGTAGATGCCGTCCGAGCGGTGTTGTTATACCGTTGGAAGAGTACAACTATTTTGGCGAAATTGCTTCTGATCATCTCCGTATATGTACATGTATATGTGCCATGCATGTGTACACAAATATACTGGTAAGTTTGATGATGATGCAAATGTACGCATTTTACTTTGGTCGATCATCTGTCATCACTACAGATTGACTGGAAGACATGAATGAAAGTCGGGCCTAGTACTCATGCATGTGGAAATATTGGAGATGGACTAAAACGTCAAAAAGGTAAATTAAAAGATAATAAAACAACAAATTAGATACTTACATTAATATAGATATGCATTGATAAATGGAAACATTACTTGATGGCCAAAAAGTTAATTGAAAAAAGGACTCGTGCATGAAACCAGGATTGGATATGCAAACTCGGGAGATCAGATAATACATTGATGAGTACAAGGGAAAGCAACTGAGGATACCACCAGATATTCTGGCAGATTTTTCAGTTTTCATAATTATTACCAAAGTTCAGAGGTTCTCTGCCCTCTCTGCAAGTAATCAATGTCATCTATGCTTCAtggacccaaaataaataatttggaaaagaaaaaaacaagctAGCTAGTCACGGGTTGGTTTTCTCTCCAATTCAACCATGAAATGAAATCACAAAAATACTCGAACAatcttttacttttttcttATATAAGAACAGTTCACCATCATTGTCTTCAAGAAtggagagaaaagaagaagaaaccataTATAGCTAGCTAGGCTCCAGCTAAAGACCAAAGAAAACAATTGGAATTGTGAGAATTTAAAGCATTCACTACAAGGACCTGAGGACTTAAAATTGAACTGCTTTTAAATCAGGACTTATAAACTAAGAGAGAGATTATATTCGTGTATAAGAACATGAAAATGATATGCTTCCAAAAACAGTTacttttcattaattaagggTGTCCATTTTGGTGCAATCTCCCTCTGAAATATTAGAACTGTCCGGCCAGATATATATTCCATGCCAGAAAGAGTTTACCATTCTTGTGTAAGAACAACCTCACAACAAAACCCAACGGATACATTCAAACACTGATATATACATTGATTCTCTTAATGACATGACTCATGAAATTTCCCACTTTAAACAAAAGACCAATGTACTTCTGTATGAATCTCATTTGGGTCCAAACTCATGAAAAAActtcaattaattcttttaAGGCTAGCTGAAATGTTTATGACTCACCTGGAGAAAAGGGTTCCACAGTCACATCTATATTCTCTTGTACCACAGGTTTTGGAGTGAGCTTTCCAATCAGATTGAACAGCATAGATCTTCGAGCACTTGTCACACTTCCACTTCTTCTCCCCATGCTTTCTGCAAAAGTGCTTCTTGATCCCTGTGAGATCCCCAAGTGCTCTTGAAGGGTGGTGATGAACACAAGAGGGCTCAGGGCACACATAGGCTCTCTTTTTTATCAAGTCTTTGCTGCTCCTTTGCTTCAGCTTCCATGGCAGGTTGTGGCCTCTCCTGTGAAGCTGGAGGTTCTGGTCCCTCTGGAACCCCTTGTTGCAAATCTCGCACACGAATCTGTTCGTGGCCAGGAGCGTTTTAGGGGATAATGCTATCACTTCGGCATCAGG is a genomic window containing:
- the LOC133741446 gene encoding protein indeterminate-domain 12 yields the protein MFPSVAAMSNSTSLSTEEAASVSSGSRLPDHFACLNPLSVSTITSSPLDHQQPPQKIKKKRSLPGNPDPDAEVIALSPKTLLATNRFVCEICNKGFQRDQNLQLHRRGHNLPWKLKQRSSKDLIKKRAYVCPEPSCVHHHPSRALGDLTGIKKHFCRKHGEKKWKCDKCSKIYAVQSDWKAHSKTCGTREYRCDCGTLFSRKDSFITHRAFCDALAEESARLSASQLAIATTPQISLFPFPNHSHFTNPPPLPFTTLSPWDPPHNPNPNPNTTQNPLHHHVKPEETHHHFPLNPILFQETPSPQHKPLITSPFQHLHVSTQPTSSVATSAHLSATALLQKAATIGASAAGQQQSQSAGLAEFGTLGGFTSGELTTWQKTDRLTRDFLGLTSADGNGCDHGNGAVNVVNDMLTYAGGAVEFQQYHHDQRLRGHHALLKPQGFGFAETTASDTWGDC